Within the Thalassoglobus sp. JC818 genome, the region CTGACGATGCAGGGCTACTCCGCGTGGAAGAACTATGCTTACCTGGCTCTGTACAATATCGCTTACATGTTTGACGACAGCGTCATGGTTGTGATCGCAGTCGCCACTCTCGGCAAGCGAAAGCTTCAAGAGAAAGAAGGCCGCTGGCTGAAGCTGATCAGCGGACTATTGATCTTCATCCTCGGAGTTCTGATGATCTTCAAACCAGATTGGTTAGTTTAGAGCACTTGATCATTCAGCGGAGTTGAGAAAACTCACTATGTGATCCGCCAATTGTTCAATTGGAGTTCTTTTCCAGACCCGACAGTCTTCGAGCGGAGAAGTGTCGTCAGTGACGACAGCATGAATCGTCGGATCGGAAGTAATTAATGCCGGCTGACCGACAGCTTCACGCCACACTTCGATCTTCGCAGCGGTGGTGTGTTGATTTCCTTCGATGAGAACGAAGTCACATTCATTAAATGCAGGTGACATCCACTCAAGAGCTTGTTCGCGCGAGCAGTCTTGATGATCACGATAAACAGCCGCCATCTCCGGTCCGATCAGCCCAACGACGCGCGCCCCCGCCTGACGATGGCGGAAGGAATCCTTCCCCGGGACATCGAACTCGTGATGGTGGTGTGTGTGTTTCACCGTCCCGACGTTCAGACCACGACCGGTGAGTACCCGTACGAGATCCTCAACGAGTGTCGTTTTCCCGGAGTTCTTCCTTCCAATGATGTGCAGCTTCCGCATGGCAATCACCAGATCATCGCATTCCGTGAATGCGATCCTGTAATCATCATTTTCGAACAAGTCGAGAGCAAATGATTCCTCCCCAATCCTAACCCGCTTTGCGAAGTTGCGGAGCAGGGGGGCCAGCGATTTCTGCATTGATAGGCATTTTGAGGACCTGCTCTTCGTTGAGATGAAGATCCATTTGTGGGAATGGAATCTCAATATCATTCGCGCGAAACGCGAGATCAATCCCTCGATTAATTTCGGTCAATGTCGCCAATCGATCTTTAAGATCCGGTAGATAGCAACGCAGTGTTAAATTTAAGGCGCTGTCGCCAAAGCTGTCAAAGGTGACGGATGGGGCGGGGTCGTCCAGAACAACTGGGTGAGCGATTGCGACTTCCTTCATCAACTGACGGGCTTTGTCGGTGTCTGTTCCGTAGGCAACGCCAACGGGAACCAGAAGGCGGTTGGTTTTGTTTGACAACGTCCAGTTCAGCATCCGCCCAGTGATGAACTCTTTGTTGGGAACGATATATTCTTTCTGATCGAAGTCGACGATCGTCGTGGCTCGAATATGAATCTTCGAGACGGTTCCGGTCACGGAATCGATCGTGACAACGTCGCCCACTCGAACTGGTCGTTCAAGCAACAGAATCAGACCAGAAACGAGGTTCGCGAAAATCTCCTGAAGTCCAAAACCCAAACCGACTGTCAATGCGGCCAACAGCCATTGCACACTCGACCAGCCGACACCAATCGTCTGGCAGGCAGTGACTACTCCCGCCAGGGTTAATGCATAACCTGCGATCGTCGTGACCGCATGCTTTGCTCCGTCATCCATCGTAAACGTGCGGAAAACAAGCACTTCGAGAACAGCTCGCAAATGACGACTGAAAACGAACGTCATCGCCAGGAAAATCACTGCGAAGATCAACTTCGAAATCGTGATCGGGACAGCACGAGTCACAAGCTGAGTTTCCGAACGTCCTTCTCCGATATCCACAACTTCAGTGACTTGGGCAGTCGTTCGCCACAACTCGACGTTGCTAACTGACTGCACTGCGGGAAGCACTTCAATCCAGATGTTCCACGCACCGACGAGAAAGACGACGATCGCCAGACCGCTGGCAAATCGACCGATTTGCTCGGAAAGATGATGAGGATGTAACTCCGGGCTGGCATTCTCGACTTCAACTTCCGACTTCTTGCCCGCCTGATTGTGTCGTCGATGGAAGCGGCTCGCCAACGCGAAACGATGGTTCGCAGCGGTCACCCATTTTTTGGCAAACGAGAACGCAGCCACAAGTCCGGCAGCGAGAAGAAGTGTCATCTCGAGACGGAACAGGAGTTTCTTGGCTGTGTAGTGATATCCCATGAGAGACAGGACAGAAAATGCTGTCGGTCCGCACAGAATGATTGCATTCACGAGTCGGAAGATCATTCTTGAACGCTTGTGGTTGCCGGTCGACAGCAAAGACGTGATCGCAGCACCGACTTGATACATAACAAACGTCAGCACGATCATTCCGGAAACGAACATGACTCGCCCCAACGACTGCACGTACTGACCGTCATTGAAGTGGATCGCAACACCATCGATCAAAACGAGTGGCGTCGTGAGAATCATGAGCGTCGTCAACGCGCGATAGACTCGAGCGGTGACTTCATCGGGCCAACCGAGGAAGAAGTCGCCGACTCCTCCGCGACGCGTGAGTTGTCGCAACAGCTCGATCGTCCCAGCATAGAAAGCTGCACGAAGTAGAGACGTCGCCAGGGCTGTGGAAAACTGATCGTTCGAAATTGCAAAGGTCTGAATTAACCACGATGTCAGCAAGATGGCGACAGGAATGGCAATCGAAATCAAAGCTGTTAATCCGAGTGCCGCTGGCATCGCGACCATCGGAGAGAGCTCATGCTTGTCGGCTCGAGACGTGATCTTTCGAAGCCATCCCAAGGATTGCCAACGCAAGAGGACAAGCAGGATACACGCAACAATGATCGTCGTTGAGAGTGCGGGACGTTGCACGAGTGCATTCACAATCGTGGTAACAACATTTACCCATTGTGATGGAGAGCCAAACTTGATTGCCCCTTCCAAAGCATGCTCGAACGTTCCCCATTCCGCGACTGGAGCACTTTTGATCCATAAGACCCGTTCATCAATGTAAGAGCGAAACTCTTCTACCAGTTTTGCGAGGTTCTGAGCCTGTACATCCAGATCGGCCAGATTTCGGAGTCCGGAGTTATAGTCGCCAATCAGGTCGCCAAGATACTTCCGACGATCCTGAGCGAGCGTCAGAGCCATCTCTTCGATCTCGGTGGATGAACCGTATTCTTCATGATTCTCTGCGAGAGATCTGGCCACCTCGACCACGTCACCGAAGCGGCCGCGCTCATCTTCGAGAAGCATCAACTCTTGTTGCCACTGAGCAGCCCGTTCAGCGGCTGATTTTCTCATCGCAAGAAATCGATCGACATTGGGAAGGTGATCGCGCTGATTAGTAAGATACAAACCAATCGCGGTCGTCAGTTCGTTCTGAACTCTGTCGACCTTTTCCTTGGCCGTTGCGTAATCCGTTTCCACAGATTCGAGTTGCTCAGAGACCTGTTCGAGGTCGGTCGCAATTGACGTCAGTTCATCCTGCAATTGCGTGCGTGTTTCGGTCAATGTGGCGTTTCGCTCCGCGAGCGTCCGGAGTGCAGGATGCGCGTCCTGCAACTTTCGTCGAGCTTCACGGGCTTGTGCTTCGGACTCAAGACGACGAGCTGTGGAGATCTGCTCCTTCCAAGCTTCCAGTCGTTTGGTCGCGTGTTTTTTTTCACGGACGAGGTTGTCGCGTTGGAGCGGAAACAAGTCCTTCAGTGCTTCATAACGAAGCTGTTCGACGTGATAGAGATCGAGCTGTTTTTCGAGCAGTCTCAGTTGGGCCGTCTGTTCTGTTCGACGAGCTTCGGCGACGAGAGGATGCTCTCCAGGAATTGGAGCTGCTCCGATTTGCGTTTTCAGTTTAGCGATTTTCTCCTGAGCCTGGTTGATGATGACAGGCATCTGCGGTTGGCGTTCGCTACGAACCTTGGAGCGAGACTCCCAGTCCTCCAGGCTCTTCGAAGCCGTGTTGAGCATTTCCTGCTCGACGATGAGTTGTTGTTCAAGAGTGGCGAGGTCAGCATCTCCTGCGGTGAGGGAAAGCGGTGCCAACTCCTTGCCCAATTTTCCCTTCTGCTCATCGATGGAAGCCGTCGCAGCGTCGATCTCAGCCTTGTAAGCCACAGCTTTATTGGCGGCATCTTCAGAGAGTTTCAGAAACTCCGTGGCCTTCGCGTAGTGCGAAAGGACAACAGGTTTGACATCTTCGGGAACCTCTGCGGATTCCGCGACAGATCGTTTTCGTCCGATTTCCTCCAATGTCAACTCGCTGGCCGTTTCAGCTCCGACACCAGATTCAGCTTGAGCAGTTTGAACAGGAGCCTCTTCAGCGGGAGCTTCAGATCCGGCATCTGTGCTTGCTGCTGGAACTGCAAGTTTCTCCAGTGGTTGATTGGAGTCCGAAGTAGCGGTTTCTCCGCTGTCGTTCACCGCCGCAACAGGAGTCACCTGCTGGTCGAAGTGAACTTTCGATGGCGCAGCTTCACTGGAACGTTCTTGAGATGGATTCTCCAAAGACTTGAATCCGCCTGCCTCAAACGAGGGAGTGTAGGAACGAATTGGAGTCGCTTCTTGGACGATCGGGGCCAGTTGATTCCCGGAAAAATTCTGCGGTTGCCCCGACTGCCAATTGAGTTCGCCAGTTACGGAATTGTTCGCGTTGGCGGGGTTTTCAATCTCTCCTGGCGATTCAGTCCGAACCGGTCGGCGCGATCGCATCAACGTGAAGTTGCCACTTGATTGTGATTCCTGTCCATTCCACGAATCGGAAGGACTCTGTGCCTGCTCAGTGGAGTTCTGCCCAGCTTGAGAAGTCCCTGAAAACCACCTGGTGGACCGATTGGCGGGAAACGTTTGCTGGCGGGGTGCGGATGAAGCGTCTTCCTCCGACTTTGAACCAGGAAGCGAGATCCAGTCCGTTTCGGTGAATTCCGAAGCGGCCGAATCAATGCCGAACGGCACAAAGTCTTGTGCAA harbors:
- the mobB gene encoding molybdopterin-guanine dinucleotide biosynthesis protein B; translated protein: MRKLHIIGRKNSGKTTLVEDLVRVLTGRGLNVGTVKHTHHHHEFDVPGKDSFRHRQAGARVVGLIGPEMAAVYRDHQDCSREQALEWMSPAFNECDFVLIEGNQHTTAAKIEVWREAVGQPALITSDPTIHAVVTDDTSPLEDCRVWKRTPIEQLADHIVSFLNSAE
- a CDS encoding mechanosensitive ion channel domain-containing protein, giving the protein MLFPSLRSSLSQIFFASAIAFTIQCSGLVAQDFVPFGIDSAASEFTETDWISLPGSKSEEDASSAPRQQTFPANRSTRWFSGTSQAGQNSTEQAQSPSDSWNGQESQSSGNFTLMRSRRPVRTESPGEIENPANANNSVTGELNWQSGQPQNFSGNQLAPIVQEATPIRSYTPSFEAGGFKSLENPSQERSSEAAPSKVHFDQQVTPVAAVNDSGETATSDSNQPLEKLAVPAASTDAGSEAPAEEAPVQTAQAESGVGAETASELTLEEIGRKRSVAESAEVPEDVKPVVLSHYAKATEFLKLSEDAANKAVAYKAEIDAATASIDEQKGKLGKELAPLSLTAGDADLATLEQQLIVEQEMLNTASKSLEDWESRSKVRSERQPQMPVIINQAQEKIAKLKTQIGAAPIPGEHPLVAEARRTEQTAQLRLLEKQLDLYHVEQLRYEALKDLFPLQRDNLVREKKHATKRLEAWKEQISTARRLESEAQAREARRKLQDAHPALRTLAERNATLTETRTQLQDELTSIATDLEQVSEQLESVETDYATAKEKVDRVQNELTTAIGLYLTNQRDHLPNVDRFLAMRKSAAERAAQWQQELMLLEDERGRFGDVVEVARSLAENHEEYGSSTEIEEMALTLAQDRRKYLGDLIGDYNSGLRNLADLDVQAQNLAKLVEEFRSYIDERVLWIKSAPVAEWGTFEHALEGAIKFGSPSQWVNVVTTIVNALVQRPALSTTIIVACILLVLLRWQSLGWLRKITSRADKHELSPMVAMPAALGLTALISIAIPVAILLTSWLIQTFAISNDQFSTALATSLLRAAFYAGTIELLRQLTRRGGVGDFFLGWPDEVTARVYRALTTLMILTTPLVLIDGVAIHFNDGQYVQSLGRVMFVSGMIVLTFVMYQVGAAITSLLSTGNHKRSRMIFRLVNAIILCGPTAFSVLSLMGYHYTAKKLLFRLEMTLLLAAGLVAAFSFAKKWVTAANHRFALASRFHRRHNQAGKKSEVEVENASPELHPHHLSEQIGRFASGLAIVVFLVGAWNIWIEVLPAVQSVSNVELWRTTAQVTEVVDIGEGRSETQLVTRAVPITISKLIFAVIFLAMTFVFSRHLRAVLEVLVFRTFTMDDGAKHAVTTIAGYALTLAGVVTACQTIGVGWSSVQWLLAALTVGLGFGLQEIFANLVSGLILLLERPVRVGDVVTIDSVTGTVSKIHIRATTIVDFDQKEYIVPNKEFITGRMLNWTLSNKTNRLLVPVGVAYGTDTDKARQLMKEVAIAHPVVLDDPAPSVTFDSFGDSALNLTLRCYLPDLKDRLATLTEINRGIDLAFRANDIEIPFPQMDLHLNEEQVLKMPINAEIAGPPAPQLRKAG